A single Methylobacterium sp. 17Sr1-1 DNA region contains:
- a CDS encoding ATP-binding protein produces the protein MWGGDRSGPAAPSRRGGPCRRKRSKGPAVAGPRHRDLNSPKIPELSIGECVYGCACGSNRGGHGGIGMSVRLVQPNVLWPLRLIVALSIVGPALAFAYAAWSTSRAIEERSLERIERALDILQEHSLKALQTVERTLAEANEVLRGLDDSAIRADEARLSRRLSRTQETLPQIQAIWAFDAAGHPLVSSMVMPVPVGLDNSDRDYFRAQVPHDAGAYISDVVQAKVGNFRFFVVSARRPERSDGGFNGVVAISVQPERLREFYARLARGVADSFGLIRSDGSFLARFPTVLERPERLDARSEFRQAIAREPETGVFTTVSQVDGIERRVGYRHIPGYPVYVQAGIETAAMGRELRDTLLGYLSFGLPATLALCALSLHALRRTQRFHAEVTRREAVEAALKQAQRLEAVGQLTGGVAHDFNNLLMIVTGNVERLKRYPATDDRQRRALDAIEVAAKRGASLTRQLLSFSRRQTHAPVPIDLAQHLPPFQDVLRSSLRGDIAIDLSLAPDLWPVKVDLNELELAVLNLAVNARDAMPDGGRLTIAALNVALADGSMVGLTGEFVALSLTDTGSGIPPDVLARVFEPFFTTKPQGKGTGLGLSQVYGFAIQSGGTATVASQPGRGATVTLYLPRTAEPVQALPGGRPSAEPVAPRQGLGRILLVDDNAEVAEIARSYLEDFGYGVLKAQSVETALEILRASSEIAIVLSDIVMPGPQNGLDLARHVRSEYAGRIAVLLATGYSDVAQAAASEGFVILRKPYDSHGLREALDRVRARPILKVVG, from the coding sequence ATGTGGGGCGGCGATCGATCCGGTCCGGCGGCGCCATCCCGGCGGGGCGGCCCATGCAGGCGCAAACGGTCGAAAGGTCCGGCGGTTGCCGGCCCACGGCACCGTGACCTGAACTCGCCGAAAATACCGGAACTGAGTATCGGCGAGTGCGTTTATGGCTGCGCTTGCGGGTCGAACCGGGGAGGCCATGGCGGTATCGGCATGTCGGTGCGTCTCGTGCAGCCAAACGTCCTATGGCCGCTGCGCCTGATCGTGGCCCTCAGCATCGTCGGGCCGGCGCTCGCGTTCGCCTATGCGGCGTGGTCGACAAGCCGCGCGATCGAGGAGAGGTCGCTCGAGCGGATCGAGCGCGCGCTCGATATCCTTCAGGAGCACAGCCTCAAGGCGCTCCAGACGGTGGAGCGCACGCTCGCCGAGGCAAACGAAGTGCTGCGCGGGCTCGACGACTCCGCCATACGCGCGGATGAGGCACGATTGTCCCGGCGGTTGAGCCGGACGCAGGAGACATTGCCCCAGATCCAGGCGATTTGGGCATTCGATGCAGCGGGGCATCCACTTGTCTCCAGCATGGTCATGCCGGTGCCGGTCGGCCTCGACAACTCGGACCGTGATTACTTTCGCGCGCAGGTGCCGCATGATGCTGGCGCCTATATCAGCGACGTCGTTCAGGCGAAGGTCGGCAATTTCCGCTTCTTCGTCGTGAGCGCCCGGCGGCCGGAGCGGTCGGATGGAGGCTTCAACGGGGTCGTAGCGATCAGCGTGCAGCCCGAGCGCCTGCGCGAGTTCTATGCCCGCCTCGCGCGTGGGGTCGCCGATTCGTTCGGGCTGATCCGCAGCGACGGGAGCTTCCTGGCCCGCTTCCCCACAGTCCTGGAGCGGCCCGAGCGGCTCGACGCGCGCAGCGAGTTCCGGCAGGCCATCGCGCGGGAGCCGGAGACCGGCGTTTTCACGACGGTGTCGCAGGTCGACGGCATCGAGCGTCGCGTCGGCTACCGGCACATCCCGGGCTATCCGGTCTACGTCCAGGCGGGGATCGAGACCGCCGCGATGGGTCGGGAGCTGCGCGACACGCTGCTCGGCTACCTCTCGTTCGGGTTGCCGGCGACGCTCGCGCTCTGCGCCCTGTCGCTCCACGCCCTGCGCCGGACCCAGCGCTTCCACGCCGAGGTGACTCGGCGTGAAGCCGTCGAGGCCGCCCTCAAGCAGGCGCAGCGCCTCGAGGCGGTGGGCCAGCTCACCGGCGGCGTCGCCCACGACTTCAACAATCTGCTGATGATCGTGACCGGCAATGTCGAGCGTTTGAAGCGCTATCCGGCCACGGACGACCGTCAGCGCCGCGCCCTCGACGCGATCGAGGTAGCGGCGAAGCGCGGCGCGAGCCTGACGCGGCAATTGCTGTCCTTCTCCCGCCGGCAGACTCACGCGCCCGTGCCGATCGACCTCGCCCAGCACCTGCCGCCGTTCCAGGACGTGCTGCGGTCGAGCCTGAGGGGCGACATCGCGATCGACCTGTCCCTCGCGCCCGACCTATGGCCGGTCAAGGTCGACCTCAACGAACTCGAGCTCGCAGTTCTTAACCTCGCGGTGAATGCCCGGGACGCGATGCCGGACGGAGGAAGGCTCACCATCGCGGCGCTGAACGTCGCGCTCGCGGACGGCAGCATGGTTGGGCTCACGGGCGAGTTCGTGGCCCTGAGCCTCACCGATACGGGAAGCGGCATCCCGCCCGACGTGCTGGCGCGGGTCTTCGAGCCGTTCTTCACGACCAAGCCGCAGGGCAAGGGAACCGGCCTCGGCCTGTCGCAGGTCTACGGCTTCGCGATCCAATCCGGCGGCACCGCGACGGTCGCGAGCCAGCCGGGCCGCGGGGCCACCGTGACGCTCTACCTGCCGCGGACCGCGGAGCCGGTCCAGGCGCTGCCGGGCGGGCGCCCGTCCGCAGAGCCGGTCGCGCCGCGCCAGGGTCTGGGCCGGATCCTGCTGGTTGACGACAATGCCGAGGTGGCGGAGATCGCCCGATCCTACCTGGAGGATTTCGGCTACGGCGTCCTGAAGGCCCAGTCCGTCGAGACCGCCCTGGAGATTCTGCGAGCGTCGAGCGAGATCGCGATCGTCCTCAGCGACATCGTGATGCCGGGACCTCAGAACGGCCTCGATCTCGCGCGTCACGTGCGGAGCGAGTATGCGGGGCGTATCGCGGTCCTGCTCGCGACCGGCTACAGCGACGTGGCGCAGGCGGCCGCATCCGAAGGGTTCGTCATCCTGAGGAAGCCCTACGACAGCCACGGGCTGCGCGAGGCTCTGGACCGCGTGCGAGCGCGCCCGATCCTGAAGGTCGTTGGCTGA